In Candidatus Krumholzibacteriia bacterium, the following are encoded in one genomic region:
- a CDS encoding alanyl-tRNA editing protein — MEASLYCAMPESSGSTRLYLDDPERTHFRSRVLERLSLPEGGIGLVLAETCFYPTSGGQPHDTGILHGSPVVDVVEDEAGRVVHCLRAEAAALALRAGDSVEGEIDGSRRRHHMQQHSGQHLLSATFVALLQRETVSFHLGESRCSIDLPGPLLEAEALEQVEKRANAVIWEGRPLHVRSLDAAQVAGLRKAPPAGLERVRVVEIEGWDSSPCCGTHVRRTHEIGLIKLLVQERLREAARLHFVCGTRALEEVARCFQLQDALVRALTCHPEAVLARVGKLQEEGRQLRRQLESTARELATGRAEARIAAAPRLGGHPLVLQALEGVEAAALQVAAAALVERGAIALLGAAGERAQFLFVCPSGTGIDLRPALQAACALAAGRGGGTAERVQGSGARVDALLPALEAARAAIEAQVTGADFDKPANGP; from the coding sequence TTGGAGGCTTCGCTATACTGCGCCATGCCCGAGTCAAGCGGCTCCACGCGCCTGTACCTCGACGACCCCGAGCGCACCCACTTCCGCTCCCGCGTGCTCGAGCGCTTGTCGCTCCCCGAGGGCGGCATCGGCCTCGTGCTCGCCGAGACTTGCTTCTATCCCACTTCCGGCGGACAACCCCACGACACGGGGATCCTGCATGGCAGCCCGGTGGTCGACGTCGTCGAGGACGAGGCGGGTCGGGTGGTGCACTGTCTGCGCGCCGAGGCGGCGGCGCTGGCCCTTCGTGCCGGCGACTCGGTGGAGGGAGAGATCGATGGGTCGCGCCGCCGGCACCACATGCAACAGCACTCGGGCCAGCACCTGCTGTCGGCCACCTTCGTCGCTCTCCTGCAACGCGAGACGGTTTCCTTCCATCTGGGGGAAAGCCGTTGCAGCATCGATCTTCCCGGACCGCTCCTGGAAGCGGAGGCGCTGGAGCAGGTGGAGAAGCGGGCCAACGCCGTGATCTGGGAAGGAAGGCCGCTGCACGTGCGCTCCCTGGACGCCGCTCAGGTGGCGGGGTTGCGCAAGGCGCCGCCGGCCGGCCTCGAGCGTGTTCGGGTCGTCGAGATCGAAGGCTGGGACTCGAGTCCATGCTGCGGCACCCACGTGCGGCGCACGCACGAGATCGGTCTGATCAAATTGCTGGTGCAGGAGCGCCTGCGCGAGGCGGCGCGCCTCCACTTCGTCTGCGGCACTCGCGCACTGGAAGAGGTGGCGCGCTGTTTCCAGCTTCAGGATGCCTTGGTGCGCGCCCTCACCTGCCACCCCGAGGCTGTGTTGGCGCGCGTCGGCAAGCTGCAGGAGGAGGGACGGCAGCTCCGGCGGCAGCTCGAAAGCACGGCGCGCGAGCTCGCCACCGGGCGCGCCGAGGCGAGGATCGCGGCGGCACCGCGTCTTGGCGGTCATCCACTGGTGCTGCAAGCGCTGGAAGGAGTCGAGGCCGCGGCGCTGCAGGTGGCAGCGGCGGCGCTGGTGGAGCGCGGTGCCATCGCCCTCCTCGGCGCCGCGGGGGAGCGGGCGCAATTCCTCTTCGTCTGTCCGTCCGGGACCGGAATCGATCTGCGCCCGGCGCTCCAGGCGGCTTGCGCCCTCGCCGCAGGTCGCGGCGGGGGAACGGCGGAGCGCGTGCAGGGTTCGGGAGCGCGGGTCGATGCCTTGCTCCCCGCCCTGGAGGCGGCACGGGCCGCCATCGAGGCACAGGTCACGGGCGCGGACTTTGACAAACCTGCCAACGGTCCCTAG
- a CDS encoding BamA/TamA family outer membrane protein, with the protein MTVRGLLFACTLLLTSGAHGAAAASFEAADGARVLRIQTLGTDIPAPERLLRQLGLEVGARFDARRVQRSRQQILALGWLRDLEVIPSLLAPDSVSITVSARRSPPASLQPLLQIRADDRIVLGGKLRFWGGAGRGERFSLEAAGGGAKLLHLEWSEPQPLLALPLGATFHADLVQAPEEGEGGIVFDRTAVGAKLQLPPRGPRLELAGALTQVHASEAAGLLSGSSSDRLRRGSIAFAWGARPQRFLWSYWNGQLALGATTGAAEHQDVEAKLQGAFPFSRRFVLAAGVEVRGVRGTVPRYGRLHLGSGPSLRSHSYAVANGDAGGWGGLEARIPLNFWSPESFERVALPLTLHVFADAGSAWGASAPGAVTEAAALRQARLRWGVGLGAVAHLRQTQPLRFAVGCDDEFHWRTDIGTSLSF; encoded by the coding sequence ATGACAGTCCGAGGCCTGCTCTTCGCTTGCACCTTGCTGCTCACAAGCGGTGCTCACGGGGCCGCCGCCGCGTCATTCGAGGCCGCGGACGGCGCCCGCGTCCTTCGCATCCAGACGCTCGGGACAGACATTCCGGCGCCGGAGCGTTTGCTCCGCCAACTCGGTCTCGAGGTCGGGGCGCGCTTCGACGCCCGCCGCGTGCAGCGCTCTCGCCAGCAAATCCTCGCCCTCGGCTGGCTCCGAGATCTCGAGGTGATACCGTCGCTGCTGGCGCCGGACTCCGTCTCCATCACCGTGAGCGCCCGGCGATCTCCCCCGGCGTCGTTGCAACCGCTGCTGCAGATCCGCGCCGATGACCGGATCGTCCTCGGCGGCAAGCTGCGTTTCTGGGGTGGCGCCGGTCGGGGCGAACGTTTTTCTCTCGAGGCCGCCGGCGGCGGCGCCAAGTTGCTGCACCTCGAATGGTCCGAGCCGCAGCCGCTCCTGGCACTGCCGCTGGGTGCGACCTTTCATGCCGACCTGGTGCAGGCACCGGAGGAAGGAGAAGGCGGCATCGTCTTCGACCGCACCGCGGTCGGAGCGAAGCTGCAACTGCCTCCCCGCGGCCCGCGCCTCGAGCTCGCCGGCGCCCTCACGCAGGTGCACGCCTCGGAAGCGGCGGGACTGCTCTCCGGCAGCAGCAGCGACCGCCTCCGCCGCGGCTCCATCGCCTTCGCCTGGGGGGCGCGACCGCAGCGTTTCCTCTGGTCCTACTGGAACGGACAACTGGCTCTCGGCGCCACCACGGGGGCGGCGGAACACCAGGACGTGGAAGCGAAGTTGCAAGGTGCCTTCCCGTTCAGCCGGCGCTTCGTCCTCGCCGCGGGTGTCGAAGTGCGCGGTGTACGCGGCACGGTGCCACGTTACGGTCGCCTGCACCTCGGCAGCGGCCCGAGCCTGCGGAGTCACAGCTACGCGGTGGCGAACGGCGATGCCGGCGGCTGGGGTGGCCTGGAAGCACGCATCCCCCTCAACTTCTGGAGCCCCGAGAGCTTCGAACGGGTCGCTCTCCCGCTCACCTTGCACGTGTTCGCCGACGCGGGCAGCGCTTGGGGCGCCTCGGCTCCCGGCGCGGTGACCGAAGCGGCGGCGTTGCGGCAGGCCCGCTTGCGTTGGGGCGTCGGACTCGGCGCCGTCGCCCATCTGCGCCAAACCCAACCGCTGCGCTTCGCAGTCGGCTGCGACGACGAGTTCCACTGGCGGACCGACATCGGCACGTCGCTTTCCTTCTAG